In Lacrimispora indolis DSM 755, a genomic segment contains:
- a CDS encoding NAD(P)H-dependent flavin oxidoreductase, protein MGTLKPLVIGDLSAKHPVIQGGMGVGISLSSLAGAVAKAGGIGIISTAQIGFREPDFKQNPLEANLRAIGQEMKKAREIAPEGIIGFNIMVATKNYASYVKKAVKAGADLIISGAGLPVSLPEYVAEAAEEAGIVLKTKIAPIVSTVKSAMVICKLWDRKYHRAPDLVVVEGPLAGGHLGFSREELENLGVDTDDVDHTYKQADYDEEVRGIIRLVKEYGDKYNKVIPVVTAGGIYSHEDVMHQLSLGADGVQVATRFVTTVECDAPEEFKQAYLQARKEDIVITKSPVGMPGRAIMNPFLKGVGNNPFRLKHCYQCLEKCDRTTIPYCITEALVNSAEGRTDEGLVFCGSNAYRAERMETVEEVIKDLVG, encoded by the coding sequence ATGGGAACATTAAAACCTTTGGTAATAGGAGACCTGTCAGCAAAGCATCCGGTGATCCAGGGCGGCATGGGAGTTGGGATCAGCCTTTCCTCCTTAGCCGGAGCAGTGGCAAAGGCCGGAGGGATCGGTATTATTTCTACGGCACAGATCGGCTTTCGGGAGCCGGATTTTAAGCAGAATCCTCTGGAAGCAAATTTACGGGCCATTGGACAGGAAATGAAAAAGGCAAGGGAAATCGCGCCGGAAGGCATCATAGGCTTTAACATCATGGTTGCGACGAAAAACTATGCCAGTTATGTGAAAAAGGCGGTAAAGGCCGGAGCGGATTTAATCATATCAGGAGCCGGGCTTCCAGTCAGCCTGCCGGAATATGTGGCAGAGGCTGCAGAAGAAGCAGGGATCGTGTTAAAGACCAAGATTGCTCCCATTGTATCAACGGTAAAATCTGCTATGGTCATCTGCAAACTGTGGGATAGGAAATACCATCGGGCGCCTGATCTTGTAGTAGTGGAAGGACCTTTGGCAGGAGGTCACCTGGGATTTTCCAGAGAGGAACTGGAAAACCTTGGGGTGGATACGGACGATGTGGACCACACCTATAAGCAGGCTGATTACGATGAAGAGGTGAGAGGCATCATCCGGCTTGTAAAAGAATACGGGGATAAGTATAATAAGGTGATTCCCGTGGTGACCGCAGGCGGAATTTACTCTCATGAAGATGTCATGCACCAGCTTTCCCTGGGAGCCGACGGAGTCCAGGTGGCTACCAGGTTTGTGACTACTGTGGAATGCGATGCGCCGGAAGAATTTAAGCAGGCTTATCTTCAGGCCAGGAAAGAAGATATCGTCATTACCAAAAGTCCGGTAGGAATGCCGGGAAGGGCCATCATGAATCCTTTTCTAAAAGGCGTGGGAAATAATCCCTTCCGTTTAAAGCATTGCTACCAATGTCTGGAAAAGTGCGACAGAACTACAATTCCTTACTGTATAACTGAGGCTTTGGTAAACTCTGCGGAAGGCCGGACTGACGAAGGTCTGGTGTTCTGCGGAAGCAATGCATACCGGGCAGAACGGATGGAAACGGTGGAAGAGGTCATAAAAGATCTGGTTGGTTAG
- a CDS encoding acetyl-CoA carboxylase carboxyl transferase subunit — MLKSMFKKTYTLIDSKYKAPEKSEEPNIPAGLWRKCNKCSQPVYGEDVKNNHFICPKCKGYFRIHAYRRIEMVADEGTFEEWDKEMEFKNPLDFPGYDKKVAAAREKTGLNEAIVTGSCAINGQKAVIGVCDARFIMSSMGQVMGEKIARAVERATKEKLPVILFACSGGARMQEGIVSLMQMAKTSAALKRHHEAGQLYISVLTDPTTGGVTASFAMLGDIILAEPFALIGFAGPRVIEQTIGQKLPEGFQRSEFLLEHGFIDKIVPREEMKETLADILKLHNPRTSQAFSVDNRTKGEAIGGKRKSFRLRKNKRSAWDTVLLSRSSDRPVASDYIHELFDDFLEFAGDRYYKDDGAIIGGIASFHGIPVTVIGQEKGKNTKDNIKRNFGMPSPDGYRKALRLMKQAETFGRPIVCFVDTPGAFCGLEAEERGQGEAIARNLFEMADLTVPVLSIVIGEGGSGGALAMAVGNEVWMMENSIYSILSPEGFASILYKDSKKANDAARVMKITARDLMDLGLIERVIQEEEPANGDNLSAIAEEMDKAMEEFFATYLAMTKEELANQRYERFRRM; from the coding sequence ATGTTAAAAAGCATGTTTAAGAAAACCTATACATTAATAGACAGCAAATACAAGGCTCCTGAAAAGTCAGAGGAACCCAATATTCCTGCGGGTTTATGGAGGAAATGTAATAAATGCAGCCAGCCCGTTTACGGGGAAGATGTGAAAAACAACCATTTTATCTGCCCCAAATGCAAGGGTTATTTCCGCATTCATGCTTACCGCAGAATTGAAATGGTTGCAGATGAGGGAACCTTTGAAGAATGGGATAAGGAGATGGAATTTAAAAATCCTCTTGATTTCCCGGGCTATGATAAAAAGGTTGCGGCAGCCAGGGAAAAGACAGGGCTTAATGAAGCCATTGTCACGGGCAGCTGCGCAATAAACGGCCAGAAGGCAGTGATCGGTGTCTGTGATGCCCGCTTCATCATGAGCAGCATGGGCCAGGTCATGGGAGAGAAGATCGCAAGAGCTGTGGAACGGGCTACAAAAGAGAAGCTTCCGGTGATTCTTTTTGCATGCTCCGGCGGAGCCAGGATGCAGGAGGGAATCGTGTCCCTGATGCAGATGGCAAAGACCTCAGCAGCCTTAAAGCGCCATCACGAGGCAGGCCAGCTTTATATCAGCGTTCTTACGGACCCAACCACAGGAGGAGTGACAGCCAGCTTTGCCATGCTAGGTGATATTATTCTGGCAGAGCCTTTTGCCCTCATCGGATTTGCAGGTCCCCGGGTGATCGAACAGACCATTGGGCAGAAGCTTCCGGAAGGGTTCCAGAGGTCGGAGTTTTTGCTTGAACATGGCTTCATAGATAAGATTGTGCCAAGGGAAGAGATGAAGGAAACCCTGGCAGATATCTTAAAGCTCCACAATCCCCGGACCAGTCAGGCATTTTCTGTGGATAACCGGACAAAAGGGGAAGCTATCGGTGGAAAAAGGAAATCCTTCCGGTTGAGAAAGAATAAAAGAAGCGCCTGGGATACGGTGCTGTTATCCAGAAGCTCGGACCGGCCGGTGGCGTCGGATTACATCCATGAACTGTTTGATGATTTTCTAGAGTTTGCAGGAGACCGCTATTATAAAGATGACGGAGCCATCATAGGCGGGATCGCCTCCTTCCATGGAATTCCTGTTACGGTCATCGGACAGGAAAAAGGGAAGAATACAAAGGATAACATTAAGCGCAATTTTGGAATGCCGTCACCTGACGGCTACCGGAAGGCCCTGCGCCTGATGAAGCAGGCGGAGACCTTTGGCCGTCCCATTGTCTGTTTTGTGGATACGCCGGGAGCCTTCTGCGGCCTGGAGGCCGAGGAAAGGGGCCAGGGGGAAGCCATAGCCAGAAACTTATTTGAAATGGCGGATTTAACGGTTCCGGTTCTTTCTATCGTCATAGGAGAAGGCGGCAGCGGCGGTGCACTTGCCATGGCAGTTGGCAATGAAGTCTGGATGATGGAAAATTCCATCTACTCCATCCTCTCTCCGGAGGGTTTTGCTTCCATCCTTTATAAGGACAGCAAAAAGGCAAATGATGCGGCCAGGGTCATGAAGATCACGGCCAGGGATTTAATGGATTTAGGTCTCATAGAGCGGGTGATTCAGGAGGAAGAGCCGGCCAATGGGGATAATCTTTCCGCAATTGCGGAAGAAATGGATAAGGCCATGGAAGAATTTTTTGCCACTTACCTTGCCATGACAAAGGAAGAACTAGCAAATCAAAGATATGAAAGATTTAGGAGAATGTAA